A single window of Chitinophagales bacterium DNA harbors:
- a CDS encoding T9SS type A sorting domain-containing protein, with protein MHPKLLFTTYFVSILFLLFFSSILYAQKYQPMAIEGAHWIIQHDHDNTLWSPDQTFSFTIRGDSIWQGKTYKKVFVEYFRKEEMAHFPRPYEVTSSLLYALIRDEPIERKVYVIHEYSEFTNCTPHTEVVLYDFSLTKGEEFTGCSAQQFIYPFDPKPIIIDSVSVINYFDAERRVLFSEGALPIDELAIFLPLNLVEGIGIQDWGIFFLPFSSGFGISGLIDYCIGSDADCGIITAIEDMNHQNQVTIYPNLIVDSSFWVENKLNDTSLRIYDTSGRIVATHYNLSIGKQLIGVEAHWGKGVYFVQLSNKGRVVKTERVVVH; from the coding sequence ATGCATCCAAAACTACTCTTTACTACCTACTTTGTATCTATTCTATTTTTATTGTTTTTTTCTTCTATACTATATGCTCAAAAATATCAGCCGATGGCAATAGAGGGGGCGCATTGGATTATACAGCATGATCATGATAATACACTTTGGAGTCCTGATCAAACATTTAGTTTTACAATAAGAGGGGATAGTATATGGCAAGGAAAAACTTATAAAAAAGTCTTTGTTGAGTACTTTCGCAAAGAAGAAATGGCACATTTTCCTCGACCTTACGAAGTTACTAGTTCTTTATTATATGCTCTTATTAGAGATGAACCAATTGAACGCAAGGTGTATGTTATACATGAATACTCTGAATTTACCAACTGTACGCCTCATACTGAGGTAGTTTTATATGATTTTTCTTTAACCAAAGGAGAAGAGTTTACTGGATGTTCTGCCCAGCAATTTATATACCCTTTTGACCCCAAACCTATAATAATAGATTCAGTATCTGTAATTAATTATTTTGATGCTGAAAGAAGGGTGTTATTTTCAGAAGGAGCCTTGCCCATAGATGAACTCGCTATATTTTTGCCTCTTAATCTTGTAGAAGGAATAGGAATACAAGACTGGGGAATCTTTTTTCTTCCATTTTCTAGTGGCTTTGGTATTAGTGGACTTATAGATTATTGTATAGGTAGCGATGCAGATTGTGGTATTATTACAGCGATTGAAGACATGAACCATCAAAATCAAGTGACGATTTATCCGAATTTGATTGTGGATTCCTCTTTTTGGGTAGAAAACAAGTTGAACGATACGTCTTTGCGAATATACGATACATCAGGGCGAATAGTTGCTACTCACTACAATTTGTCAATAGGGAAGCAATTGATTGGTGTGGAGGCACATTGGGGAAAGGGAGTGTATTTTGTGCAGCTTTCTAACAAAGGTAGGGTGGTGAAAACGGAACGGGTGGTGGTGCATTGA
- a CDS encoding FIST C-terminal domain-containing protein, which produces MHTQQKKWTLQDGWKHLTNTSNFVSFEEKENLVFVFGNRFQLADPLRFDEIRTFYPNSHIIIASTAGEIVEESVIDDSIVITAVYFEHTDFEVVTAHIEVGEDSYEVGKKMALSWNHEELKQVFILSDGQLVNGSELVKGLNEYLPEKVVVTGGLAGDGPRFEKTLVGYNAAPNSGNIVGVGFYGDKLTIGYGSIGGWDPFGPERIITKSKENVLYELDGKSALQLYKRYLGEKAAGLPGTALLYPLSIRITNKDKPLVRTILSIDEETQSMTFAGDVPEGASARLMKANFDKLIDGAYNAANASIVSFNDIQPELAILISCVGRKLLLGPRIDEEVESVAEAIGHTTCITGFYSYGEIAPFSGALNCELHNQTMTITLLSEL; this is translated from the coding sequence ATGCACACACAACAAAAAAAATGGACACTTCAGGATGGATGGAAGCATTTGACGAATACTTCAAATTTTGTTTCTTTTGAAGAAAAGGAAAATTTAGTTTTTGTATTTGGAAATAGATTTCAATTAGCCGATCCTTTACGATTTGACGAAATTCGTACTTTTTATCCAAATAGTCATATAATAATTGCTTCAACGGCAGGTGAAATTGTAGAAGAAAGTGTAATAGATGATTCGATTGTTATCACTGCTGTTTATTTTGAACATACTGATTTTGAAGTAGTAACAGCCCATATTGAAGTTGGTGAAGACAGTTATGAGGTAGGTAAAAAAATGGCTTTATCGTGGAATCATGAAGAACTCAAGCAGGTATTCATCTTATCGGATGGACAGTTGGTAAATGGGAGTGAGTTGGTCAAAGGTTTAAATGAATATTTGCCTGAAAAAGTAGTTGTGACTGGAGGTTTGGCTGGAGACGGGCCGAGGTTTGAGAAAACTTTAGTGGGCTACAATGCAGCACCGAATAGTGGAAATATTGTTGGGGTTGGATTTTATGGCGATAAACTGACTATTGGTTATGGATCCATTGGTGGATGGGATCCTTTTGGACCAGAGCGTATTATCACCAAATCGAAAGAGAATGTACTCTACGAATTGGATGGGAAGTCTGCACTTCAACTGTACAAGCGTTATTTGGGGGAAAAAGCGGCTGGATTGCCAGGCACTGCATTGCTTTATCCGTTGAGTATCCGAATCACAAATAAAGATAAACCTTTGGTTAGGACTATTTTATCTATTGACGAAGAAACGCAGAGCATGACTTTTGCAGGAGATGTACCAGAAGGGGCAAGCGCACGATTAATGAAAGCAAATTTTGATAAGTTGATTGATGGTGCGTACAATGCTGCTAATGCGAGCATTGTGTCCTTCAATGACATTCAACCAGAATTGGCTATTTTGATCAGTTGTGTGGGGCGAAAACTGCTTTTAGGTCCTCGTATTGATGAAGAAGTGGAAAGTGTTGCAGAAGCAATTGGACATACAACTTGTATAACAGGGTTTTACTCTTACGGGGAAATCGCTCCTTTTTCAGGAGCGCTCAATTGTGAATTGCACAATCAGACCATGACCATCACTTTACTTAGTGAATTATGA
- a CDS encoding M12 family metallopeptidase: protein MKRLTFKNPTWSLLTLLFIFFFSNDIQAQRTNTRIGRTVQKTPTSQTANLNLQRTSSRFKTKKLLLPFHKQPIDVTYEVINGTAVMEGDIDLGPENQLTDLTGLSLAVVVDNEARRWVNGVVPYTINNNLSDTQEQNVKDAIAHVNEKTNVKMVKRTNQADYIEFTTHDGEACWSPIGRQGGRQTIKLEIGGCGKGTIIHEIGHALGLFHEQSREDRDNHITVNWENIKDDYKFAFDKHIEDGFDVGKYDYGSIMHYGSTSFSKNGKATITPKVMGVTIGQRTGLSAGDIAAINKLYYTDSNGTPNAGYSQIAKHAVSISSYQALVDQHVGQGYMIDWADFYEVNGNVFVNVLFKPKSGAWLARHNLSSSGYQAVFDKYVPMGYRPHQVEVYTSGNQLKYAVIMVKESGAAWKAYHGLSAATHQQRFDDYKAQGYKPINVAVASIGGNKSYTAFYTKDNVGSWMLKSSLTAAQYQTEYTANSNAGRKLAYLCAYEHSGTTYFSAIWQSAAKGGPAKHGLSNSGYQQEFNEWSGKGYKVDFITGYASGNSHRFAAKWVK, encoded by the coding sequence ATGAAACGCTTAACATTCAAAAACCCAACATGGTCTTTATTGACGCTTTTGTTTATTTTCTTCTTTAGCAATGACATACAAGCACAAAGGACGAATACAAGAATTGGAAGAACAGTTCAAAAAACGCCCACTTCACAAACTGCAAACCTAAACCTGCAAAGAACTTCTTCAAGATTCAAAACCAAAAAACTCCTTTTGCCTTTCCACAAACAACCCATTGATGTGACCTACGAAGTCATCAACGGAACAGCAGTGATGGAAGGCGATATTGATTTAGGCCCTGAAAATCAACTGACCGACCTTACAGGATTGAGTTTGGCGGTAGTAGTGGACAATGAAGCTCGCCGATGGGTAAATGGCGTAGTGCCTTACACCATCAACAACAACTTGAGCGATACCCAAGAACAAAACGTAAAAGATGCCATTGCCCATGTTAATGAAAAAACCAATGTAAAGATGGTTAAACGCACCAATCAAGCCGATTACATCGAGTTCACGACACACGACGGAGAGGCTTGTTGGTCGCCTATTGGACGACAAGGAGGACGACAAACCATCAAGCTCGAAATTGGAGGCTGCGGCAAAGGAACGATTATCCACGAAATTGGTCACGCATTGGGTTTATTTCACGAACAATCAAGAGAAGACCGTGACAACCATATCACCGTCAATTGGGAGAACATCAAAGACGACTATAAATTTGCATTTGACAAACACATTGAAGACGGTTTTGATGTCGGCAAATACGACTACGGTTCCATTATGCACTATGGCAGCACCTCTTTCAGCAAAAACGGCAAAGCTACGATAACACCTAAAGTAATGGGAGTCACCATCGGACAAAGAACAGGTTTGAGTGCAGGCGACATTGCAGCCATCAACAAACTCTACTACACCGACTCCAATGGCACACCCAACGCTGGGTACAGTCAAATTGCCAAACATGCGGTTTCTATCAGCAGCTATCAAGCATTGGTGGACCAACACGTAGGACAGGGCTATATGATTGATTGGGCAGACTTTTATGAAGTGAACGGAAATGTTTTTGTGAATGTGTTGTTCAAACCCAAATCTGGTGCATGGTTGGCACGTCACAATCTTTCTTCTTCTGGCTACCAAGCTGTGTTTGACAAATATGTGCCTATGGGTTACAGACCGCATCAAGTAGAAGTATATACAAGTGGCAACCAATTGAAATATGCTGTCATTATGGTCAAAGAAAGTGGAGCTGCGTGGAAAGCGTATCACGGTTTATCGGCTGCTACTCACCAACAGCGTTTTGACGACTACAAAGCACAAGGTTACAAACCAATCAATGTGGCAGTGGCTTCAATAGGCGGCAATAAATCCTACACCGCTTTTTATACCAAAGACAATGTAGGTAGCTGGATGCTAAAGAGTTCACTGACTGCTGCTCAATACCAAACTGAATATACTGCCAACAGCAATGCAGGACGAAAACTGGCTTACTTGTGTGCTTACGAACATTCTGGAACGACTTATTTTTCTGCCATTTGGCAATCAGCTGCAAAAGGTGGCCCTGCAAAACATGGTTTGTCAAACTCAGGCTATCAGCAAGAATTCAACGAATGGTCGGGTAAAGGCTACAAAGTGGATTTCATTACAGGATATGCTTCTGGTAACAGCCATAGGTTTGCTGCAAAATGGGTGAAGTAA
- a CDS encoding ATP-binding protein translates to MKKINRLLARQIKRTFGGIDNIPPEIVPLLEKVNQSYEHFEEDRRLLERAMDISSEELKEANVLLRAESKKQAQLLEELKDTLSTLWSVDNDGHEMKIAEDNDLLEIADMLKKQSKRIKEVEEELSYVNDELKNFAYIVSHDLKAPLRAIGSLTDWMITDYGDKLDKEGLEYLDLIKMRIVRMNNLIEGILQYSRAGKKMSKLKPMDLNKVVEEVLFMLNPPPHFQINIKNELPTVACEPTKVNQVFQNLISNAIKYNDKPVGILDIGYDEVDGTMHFYVADNGPGIEEKYHEKIFEIFQTLNARDDIESTGVGLTVVKKIIESNNGRIWLTSTLHEGTVFHFNLPNSLKCEEDRAVINT, encoded by the coding sequence ATGAAAAAAATCAACCGTTTATTGGCTCGTCAAATCAAGCGTACTTTTGGAGGGATAGACAATATCCCTCCTGAAATCGTGCCTTTGCTCGAAAAAGTCAATCAGTCCTATGAGCATTTTGAAGAAGATCGTCGTTTGTTGGAGCGAGCAATGGATATTAGTTCCGAAGAATTGAAGGAAGCAAATGTTTTGTTGAGGGCTGAAAGCAAGAAGCAGGCGCAACTTTTAGAAGAGCTAAAGGATACTTTATCTACTCTTTGGTCGGTGGATAATGATGGGCATGAGATGAAAATTGCAGAGGATAATGATCTTTTAGAGATTGCAGATATGCTCAAAAAACAATCTAAGAGAATCAAAGAAGTAGAGGAGGAGTTATCTTATGTTAATGACGAATTGAAGAATTTTGCATATATTGTTTCACATGATTTGAAAGCCCCTTTGAGGGCTATTGGTTCTTTGACAGATTGGATGATAACTGATTATGGTGATAAATTGGATAAGGAGGGACTGGAGTATTTGGATTTAATCAAGATGCGTATTGTGAGGATGAACAACCTTATTGAAGGAATTTTGCAGTATTCAAGGGCAGGGAAAAAAATGTCTAAATTGAAGCCTATGGATTTGAACAAGGTTGTTGAAGAAGTGCTTTTTATGCTGAATCCACCTCCACATTTTCAAATAAATATCAAAAATGAACTGCCTACGGTCGCTTGTGAACCTACTAAGGTCAATCAGGTTTTTCAAAATTTGATTAGCAATGCTATCAAATACAATGACAAACCCGTGGGGATATTGGACATTGGTTATGATGAAGTTGATGGAACTATGCATTTTTATGTAGCAGACAATGGGCCAGGTATTGAAGAGAAATACCATGAAAAAATATTTGAAATTTTTCAGACCTTAAATGCACGGGATGATATTGAAAGTACAGGAGTTGGGTTGACTGTAGTAAAAAAAATTATAGAGAGTAATAATGGACGTATTTGGTTAACTTCAACGCTACATGAGGGAACTGTTTTCCACTTCAATTTGCCTAATTCACTCAAATGTGAAGAAGATAGAGCAGTTATTAATACATAA
- a CDS encoding response regulator, with the protein MTTNRAILLVEDDMVDIMTVKRAVKELQINNPLIVARNGEEGVSYLETCREDLPFIILLDINMPRMNGIEFLKIVKQDKTFRTIPIVILTTSQEEQDRYESFHLGVAGYMVKPVHYQQFVELIRMINSYWSISELP; encoded by the coding sequence ATGACCACTAACCGAGCCATTTTATTGGTAGAAGATGATATGGTAGATATCATGACTGTAAAAAGAGCAGTCAAAGAGCTTCAGATAAACAATCCTTTGATTGTTGCCCGCAATGGAGAAGAAGGAGTCAGTTATTTAGAAACTTGTAGAGAAGATTTACCTTTCATTATTCTTTTGGATATCAACATGCCGAGAATGAACGGCATAGAGTTTTTGAAGATTGTAAAACAAGACAAGACCTTCCGAACTATCCCTATAGTTATTCTTACTACATCGCAAGAGGAGCAGGATAGATATGAAAGTTTCCATCTTGGTGTAGCTGGCTATATGGTTAAGCCTGTTCATTATCAACAGTTTGTAGAGTTGATAAGAATGATTAATTCTTATTGGAGCATCAGTGAACTGCCTTAG
- a CDS encoding TlpA disulfide reductase family protein, whose protein sequence is MNLLRRCSFLLLFFALGVAFVAATNGPDGTPDAPTKTLPNLNVKALGGDLVNIVEHYGGNGKITVFSFWATWCAPCKKELGNIADIYEEWQDLYNVEVVAVSTDDAQSAMKVQQYVDGKLLPFDVLLDSDESLKQALGIRLIPHTIVTDQEGNIVYEHTGYSEGDEFELEDFISELNGDGDGE, encoded by the coding sequence ATGAACCTACTTAGAAGATGTAGTTTTTTGCTACTGTTTTTTGCTTTAGGAGTTGCTTTTGTTGCAGCTACCAATGGACCTGATGGCACACCTGATGCTCCTACCAAAACACTACCTAATTTGAATGTAAAAGCTTTAGGGGGTGATTTAGTTAATATTGTAGAGCATTACGGTGGCAATGGTAAAATTACCGTATTCAGTTTTTGGGCTACTTGGTGCGCACCCTGCAAAAAGGAACTTGGTAATATTGCGGACATTTATGAAGAATGGCAAGACCTCTACAATGTAGAAGTGGTGGCAGTCAGTACAGATGATGCTCAATCTGCTATGAAAGTACAGCAATATGTGGATGGGAAATTACTTCCCTTTGATGTATTGTTGGATAGTGACGAGTCATTAAAACAAGCACTGGGTATTCGTTTGATTCCTCATACGATTGTAACTGATCAAGAAGGAAACATCGTTTATGAACATACAGGTTACTCAGAAGGAGATGAATTTGAATTGGAAGACTTCATTAGTGAGTTGAACGGAGATGGTGACGGCGAGTAA
- a CDS encoding acetyl-CoA C-acyltransferase, with the protein MNTNRNIVLVAGTRTPFLRSGTDYMDLMSYQLGQYAIKGLLTKTGIDPKLIDMVTMGTVISNVKTSNVAREAAITAGIPESTPCHTVTQACISANRAIADAVLAIAVGHADIAIAGGVDNTSDSPIGFSKEMRKKLFNAQKLKTVGDKVKFAASLRPSDFMPQRPAIAEYTTNRTMGEDCEIMAARFNISREEQDEYTVRSHHLADKAYKDGHLPNEITPISLPPNFKRIDHDNGIRPDTNMEKLSKLRPAFDRKHGTLTAGNSSFLTDGASAVLLMNAAKARQLGLTPIAKVVDFTFTGQRLDDELLLGPTYATSKLFEQTGLSFDDMDVIEFHEAFAAQILANLKCLASNEFAQKNLGREKAVGTVPMDKFNLWGGSLSIGHPFGATGARLMTTVANRLVAEGGKYGLLAACAAGAHGHAMILERI; encoded by the coding sequence ATGAACACCAATAGAAACATCGTCCTCGTTGCAGGTACACGCACTCCATTTTTGCGTTCAGGAACAGATTATATGGATTTAATGTCCTATCAATTAGGGCAATATGCCATTAAAGGTTTGCTGACCAAAACAGGTATTGACCCCAAACTGATTGATATGGTAACGATGGGAACCGTCATTTCCAATGTCAAAACCAGTAATGTCGCCAGAGAAGCAGCAATTACGGCCGGGATTCCCGAAAGCACGCCTTGTCATACAGTCACCCAAGCCTGTATTTCAGCCAACCGAGCCATTGCAGATGCCGTTCTTGCCATTGCAGTCGGTCATGCAGACATTGCCATTGCAGGAGGCGTGGACAATACTTCCGATTCTCCTATTGGATTCAGCAAAGAAATGCGTAAAAAACTCTTCAATGCTCAGAAATTGAAGACTGTAGGCGATAAGGTGAAATTTGCGGCAAGCCTTCGACCCAGCGATTTTATGCCTCAGCGTCCTGCAATTGCAGAATATACGACCAATCGAACAATGGGGGAAGATTGTGAAATCATGGCTGCAAGGTTCAATATCAGCCGAGAGGAACAAGATGAATACACTGTGCGTTCGCATCACCTCGCTGACAAAGCCTACAAAGACGGACACCTTCCCAACGAAATTACTCCAATTTCACTCCCTCCCAACTTCAAACGCATTGACCACGACAACGGCATCCGCCCGGATACAAATATGGAAAAACTCTCGAAATTGCGCCCAGCTTTCGATAGAAAACATGGAACATTGACCGCAGGAAATTCTTCTTTTTTGACAGATGGCGCATCTGCTGTATTGTTGATGAATGCTGCAAAAGCCCGTCAATTGGGTTTGACTCCAATAGCAAAAGTGGTAGATTTTACCTTTACGGGTCAAAGATTGGACGATGAATTGCTATTAGGACCAACTTATGCGACTTCCAAATTATTTGAACAAACAGGTTTGAGTTTTGACGATATGGATGTGATTGAATTCCATGAAGCCTTTGCAGCTCAGATACTTGCCAACCTAAAATGTTTGGCTTCCAATGAATTTGCACAAAAAAATCTGGGGCGTGAGAAAGCAGTAGGAACAGTACCAATGGATAAATTCAATCTTTGGGGCGGCTCACTTTCGATTGGACATCCTTTTGGTGCAACAGGCGCACGGTTGATGACCACAGTTGCAAATCGTTTGGTTGCAGAAGGTGGGAAATATGGTTTGTTGGCGGCTTGTGCTGCGGGAGCGCATGGTCATGCAATGATATTGGAGCGGATCTAA
- a CDS encoding ABC transporter substrate-binding protein, with translation MNIIKISFYLIFLCFILYACNTQEGSKDRRKFFRYNQQEGITSLDPAFAKNLANIWAVNQLYNGLVQIDDGLNVQPAVAKSWEISEDGLTYTFHLRNDVHFHQHELFGETKSPIVTAYDVEYSLNRIIDTEVASTGAWLFNNRVATTEPFKALNDTTFQMTLLQPFRPMLGILSMQYCSIVPKVIVEHFGKEFRKNPIGTGAFKLKSWREGDVLVMEKNEAYFEKDKNGTQLPYIDGIRVTFMDNLRTAFLKFKEGELDLLSGIDATYKDDLLSKEGELLPEWKDKINLLRSPYLNTEYLGILMKTDKQNKALNDKRVRQAINYGFDREKMIKFLRNNVGVPATSGFVPKGLPSFNANKVKGYTYNPPKAQTLLKEAGYENGNGLPTIKLETTSAYKDLCTFIQSELADIGFKIELEIHPGSFLREKITKGEAQFFRASWIGDYPDAETYLTVLYGGNPAPPNYTQFNNAEYNALYEAALLENDDAKRYEMYQSMDKILIEEAPIVPLYYDEVLRFTQKNIEGMGINAFNWLYLKEVRID, from the coding sequence ATGAATATCATAAAAATTTCTTTTTATTTAATTTTTTTATGTTTTATCTTATACGCCTGCAATACCCAAGAAGGTTCAAAAGATAGACGCAAATTTTTTCGCTACAACCAACAAGAAGGCATCACCTCCCTCGACCCCGCTTTTGCCAAGAACTTAGCCAATATATGGGCGGTCAATCAACTCTACAATGGATTGGTACAAATTGACGATGGCCTAAATGTGCAGCCTGCAGTCGCCAAAAGTTGGGAAATCAGCGAAGATGGTTTGACCTATACCTTTCACCTCCGCAACGACGTACATTTCCATCAGCATGAACTATTTGGAGAAACTAAAAGTCCGATTGTCACTGCCTACGATGTTGAATACAGCCTTAACCGCATCATAGATACAGAAGTAGCTTCAACGGGTGCATGGTTGTTCAACAATCGAGTGGCAACGACCGAACCCTTCAAGGCCTTAAACGACACCACTTTCCAAATGACCTTATTGCAGCCCTTCCGCCCGATGTTGGGCATTTTGAGTATGCAATATTGTTCCATCGTGCCGAAAGTAATTGTAGAACATTTCGGCAAGGAGTTTCGCAAAAATCCAATTGGCACAGGGGCCTTCAAATTGAAGTCTTGGAGAGAAGGTGATGTCTTGGTGATGGAGAAAAACGAGGCGTATTTTGAAAAAGACAAAAATGGCACGCAACTCCCTTATATTGATGGGATTCGAGTCACCTTTATGGACAATTTACGGACGGCATTTTTGAAGTTCAAAGAAGGAGAATTGGATTTGTTGTCGGGCATTGATGCGACTTACAAAGACGATTTGCTGAGTAAGGAAGGGGAATTGCTGCCCGAATGGAAAGACAAAATCAACTTATTGCGTTCTCCTTACCTCAACACCGAATACTTGGGGATTTTGATGAAAACCGATAAGCAGAACAAAGCATTGAATGACAAACGAGTGCGACAGGCTATCAACTATGGTTTTGACCGAGAAAAAATGATCAAATTCTTGCGAAACAATGTGGGAGTTCCTGCTACTTCGGGCTTCGTTCCCAAGGGTTTGCCTTCCTTCAATGCGAATAAAGTCAAGGGCTACACCTACAATCCGCCCAAAGCACAGACTTTATTGAAGGAAGCGGGTTATGAGAACGGCAATGGCTTACCAACCATTAAATTAGAAACAACGAGTGCTTACAAAGACCTTTGCACTTTTATACAAAGTGAGTTGGCAGACATTGGCTTCAAAATCGAATTAGAGATACATCCTGGCTCTTTTTTGCGGGAGAAAATCACAAAAGGTGAGGCGCAATTTTTTAGGGCTTCGTGGATTGGCGACTATCCCGATGCCGAAACTTATTTGACAGTTTTGTACGGTGGAAACCCTGCTCCTCCAAACTATACGCAGTTCAACAATGCGGAATACAATGCGCTTTATGAGGCGGCTTTATTGGAAAATGATGATGCCAAACGCTACGAAATGTATCAGTCAATGGATAAAATTTTGATTGAAGAAGCTCCGATTGTGCCTTTGTATTACGATGAGGTGTTGCGGTTTACGCAGAAAAACATTGAAGGCATGGGCATCAATGCGTTTAATTGGTTGTATTTGAAGGAAGTTAGGATTGATTGA
- a CDS encoding AAA family ATPase, with protein sequence MKNYTHRLYVVLPRTIDDEIKKGIINKIKDTNKILDFHFEELLTIYKESIESHLSHKVKSNISDIFASKDNILNKVIFDVSVSYNKTYKQRFKSDTGSGYSLNSVEYDFRFKTQGEHFYVDFSNVVIDEKSINELISNFLWISFNGFIFFPTYIAPAERSAINIFSKELSLVKTRSLNAVLKANGNSNEMLDLLKSRVNRYPKPIRDNLEIAEDLANLSKQKSQFAYLAEELERDLLKGKIVISEHGQAEYLPDNEEFLHLELHLTGSIVKSLANIVFYLRHLAQPYDTIIIDEPELNLHPDNQRLIARFLGRLVNEGFKVIVSTHSDYIVRELNNMIMLSQEHENRDALLEKYGYQKNQLVKPEQVEALLFTKDSRKPTKIEVDESGLTVKTIDEVIEQMNISTEDIYFQLFEKVG encoded by the coding sequence TTGAAAAATTACACGCATAGATTATACGTAGTTTTACCACGAACTATTGATGATGAAATAAAAAAAGGTATTATCAATAAGATAAAAGATACTAATAAGATTTTAGATTTTCATTTTGAAGAACTATTAACTATATACAAAGAATCTATCGAGTCTCATCTTTCACATAAAGTTAAATCGAATATTTCTGATATTTTTGCGTCAAAAGATAATATTTTAAATAAGGTTATTTTTGATGTAAGTGTAAGTTATAATAAAACCTATAAACAAAGATTCAAATCTGATACGGGTTCTGGTTATAGTCTTAATTCTGTAGAGTATGATTTTCGATTTAAAACACAAGGAGAACATTTTTATGTTGATTTTTCTAATGTAGTTATAGATGAAAAATCTATTAATGAACTCATAAGTAATTTTTTATGGATAAGTTTTAATGGGTTTATTTTCTTCCCTACTTATATTGCCCCCGCAGAACGTTCTGCAATCAATATTTTTAGTAAAGAACTTTCTCTTGTTAAAACTCGCTCTTTGAATGCTGTTTTGAAAGCAAATGGGAACAGCAATGAAATGTTGGATTTATTGAAAAGTAGGGTCAACCGCTACCCCAAACCCATCCGTGACAATCTCGAAATTGCAGAAGATTTAGCGAATTTGAGTAAACAAAAAAGTCAATTCGCTTACCTCGCCGAAGAATTAGAACGAGATTTATTGAAGGGAAAAATTGTGATTTCAGAACATGGACAAGCAGAATATTTGCCCGATAATGAAGAATTTTTGCATTTGGAATTGCATTTAACAGGTTCTATTGTGAAGTCTTTGGCGAATATTGTTTTTTACCTTCGGCATTTGGCACAGCCTTATGACACCATAATCATTGACGAACCTGAATTGAATTTACATCCAGATAATCAGCGACTCATTGCTCGATTTTTGGGGAGATTGGTCAATGAAGGTTTTAAGGTGATTGTGAGTACGCACAGTGATTACATTGTTCGAGAGTTGAACAATATGATTATGTTGAGTCAAGAACATGAAAACCGAGATGCGTTGTTGGAGAAATATGGCTACCAAAAAAATCAATTGGTGAAGCCTGAACAAGTTGAAGCTCTTTTGTTTACGAAAGACAGCCGAAAACCTACCAAAATTGAAGTAGATGAATCAGGACTGACGGTAAAAACGATAGATGAGGTAATCGAACAGATGAACATTTCGACAGAAGACATTTATTTTCAGCTATTTGAGAAAGTAGGATAA